Proteins from a single region of SAR324 cluster bacterium:
- the nuoK gene encoding NADH-quinone oxidoreductase subunit NuoK, with translation MQIPLGHILVLSSLLFSIGVLGVLLRRNAIVIFMSIELMLNAVNLSFVGFAQSMNSLNGVMFIFFIIVVAAAEAVVGLSIILSLYRSRRTLNIDEFNLLRW, from the coding sequence ATGCAAATTCCACTGGGTCATATTCTGGTCCTAAGTTCACTGCTCTTCTCCATTGGGGTGCTGGGGGTCTTGCTGCGGCGTAATGCGATCGTGATCTTCATGAGCATTGAGTTGATGCTGAATGCGGTCAACCTCTCATTTGTTGGCTTTGCCCAATCAATGAATTCGCTCAATGGTGTGATGTTCATCTTCTTTATCATTGTTGTTGCAGCTGCAGAAGCAGTGGTTGGTCTCTCCATTATTCTGTCTCTCTACCGTTCACGCAGAACGCTCAACATCGATGAATTCAACCTATTGCGCTGGTAG
- the nuoL gene encoding NADH-quinone oxidoreductase subunit L, producing the protein MATQLWLIPLFPLLGFVLNLLLGRTLGRTFTTLVGPLAVLAALGQSVWACIALWSGSAATIQETLWRWIHIGDLQLEVGFQVDPLTALFLLIITGIGFLIHVYSVGYMADEEHYGRFFAFLNLFVFFMLVLVLADNLLLMFVGWEGVGLCSYLLIGFYHEKISAGEAAKKAFLFNRVGDFGVLSAVMMLVVYLGTLRFDEINAQAGALGEGGLSVTLITLLLFLGATGKSAQVPLYVWLPDAMEGPTPVSALIHAATMVTAGLYLVAKLSFLFILAPFTLTIIAVLGTVTAFLGATVALTQTDIKKVLAYSTVSQLGYMFLAMGVGAFGAGIFHVLTHAFFKALLFLGAGAVIHALHHEQDMRQMGGLRQRLPWTYATMLIGTLAISGIPLFSGFFSKDEILWSAYSSPFGSPVLWLFGFLTAGLTSFYMFRMIYLTFHGSFRGAHEESIHEPPMSMVLPLIVLAVLAVFGGFLGVPHALHFLPNGMEAYFHGSFAEIELHGSVIEELGLMVISVVLALIAWGLASRRYRNGWPRAIDPDSLLAGAESFSLQNWNADAVYATMVVRPFHHISHSVLWKTFDRYAIEGLLQGVAKLQRTGGYWLQQMQNGSVQHYATVFTVSTFLLLLWSQL; encoded by the coding sequence ATGGCAACGCAACTCTGGCTGATTCCTCTCTTCCCGCTGTTGGGTTTTGTCCTCAATCTGTTGCTGGGTCGTACTCTAGGCCGAACCTTCACAACCTTGGTTGGACCACTGGCTGTACTGGCTGCATTGGGTCAATCTGTCTGGGCTTGTATTGCCCTGTGGAGTGGGAGTGCAGCAACAATTCAAGAGACGCTCTGGCGTTGGATTCACATTGGTGATTTGCAACTGGAGGTAGGCTTTCAAGTCGATCCTCTGACAGCTTTGTTCTTGCTGATCATCACAGGGATTGGATTCCTGATTCATGTCTACTCTGTCGGATACATGGCGGATGAGGAGCACTACGGACGATTCTTTGCCTTTTTGAATCTGTTCGTGTTCTTCATGCTAGTGTTGGTCTTAGCGGACAACCTGTTGCTGATGTTTGTTGGCTGGGAGGGAGTTGGCCTGTGCTCGTATTTGCTGATTGGCTTCTACCACGAAAAGATCTCTGCCGGAGAAGCAGCAAAGAAGGCCTTCCTTTTCAATCGAGTTGGTGACTTTGGGGTGCTCTCAGCAGTGATGATGCTCGTTGTCTATCTTGGTACTCTGCGCTTTGATGAAATCAATGCACAGGCCGGAGCCTTGGGCGAAGGTGGTTTGAGTGTTACCCTGATCACCTTACTGCTTTTCCTAGGAGCAACGGGTAAGTCGGCTCAGGTTCCTCTCTATGTTTGGTTGCCAGATGCGATGGAAGGCCCAACACCAGTTTCGGCTCTGATCCACGCAGCCACTATGGTCACAGCTGGATTGTACCTTGTAGCCAAACTGAGTTTCCTGTTCATCTTGGCACCTTTTACTCTTACAATCATTGCTGTGCTAGGGACCGTGACAGCTTTCTTAGGAGCGACGGTTGCCCTGACCCAGACCGATATCAAGAAGGTACTCGCCTACTCAACTGTTAGTCAGCTCGGCTATATGTTTCTGGCAATGGGTGTTGGGGCGTTTGGAGCTGGAATTTTCCATGTGCTGACCCATGCTTTTTTCAAGGCTTTGCTTTTCCTGGGAGCCGGTGCCGTTATTCATGCACTGCATCATGAACAAGATATGCGCCAGATGGGAGGGTTACGCCAGAGATTGCCCTGGACGTATGCAACAATGTTGATTGGTACTTTGGCCATCAGTGGCATTCCATTGTTCTCAGGGTTCTTTAGTAAAGATGAAATTCTCTGGAGTGCCTACAGTTCCCCATTTGGTAGTCCAGTACTCTGGCTCTTCGGTTTTCTCACCGCAGGTTTGACTAGCTTTTACATGTTCCGGATGATCTACCTGACTTTTCATGGCTCTTTCCGAGGAGCACATGAAGAGTCAATTCATGAACCTCCGATGAGTATGGTCTTGCCGCTTATCGTATTAGCGGTTCTGGCTGTGTTTGGGGGCTTTCTAGGTGTGCCGCACGCGCTACACTTCCTGCCAAACGGCATGGAAGCCTACTTCCACGGATCCTTTGCAGAGATCGAATTGCATGGCTCCGTGATTGAGGAATTGGGCCTGATGGTGATATCTGTGGTACTGGCGCTCATCGCTTGGGGACTTGCCAGTCGACGTTATCGCAACGGCTGGCCACGTGCCATTGATCCAGATTCTCTATTGGCGGGTGCAGAGAGTTTTTCCCTGCAGAACTGGAATGCAGATGCAGTCTACGCAACTATGGTTGTTCGGCCGTTCCACCATATCTCTCACAGTGTTCTTTGGAAGACCTTC
- a CDS encoding NADH-quinone oxidoreductase subunit J: MILFYLFALLSILGALGVLFLRNPIHGAMSLVGSFFSLAAVYVMMQAEFVAVIQVLVYAGAIMVLFLFVLMLLSLRDEGPSFIRWSVGKVLAVVIAFGIWAQLALVLGQHDPEALVPPLVSSGEEVDSIKLIGQLLFTEYLLPFEAISLLLLVAVIGAVVIAKRRYPGSSS; encoded by the coding sequence ATGATTCTCTTCTACTTATTTGCCCTGCTGAGCATACTTGGAGCACTTGGGGTTCTTTTTCTGCGCAACCCCATTCACGGTGCAATGAGTCTCGTGGGTAGCTTTTTTTCGCTGGCTGCAGTGTATGTGATGATGCAGGCTGAGTTTGTAGCTGTTATTCAGGTGCTGGTCTATGCCGGCGCCATCATGGTTTTGTTCCTTTTCGTACTGATGTTGTTGAGTTTACGGGACGAAGGACCCTCATTCATTCGTTGGTCTGTCGGCAAGGTGTTGGCTGTCGTGATTGCCTTTGGCATCTGGGCTCAATTAGCCTTGGTGCTCGGTCAGCATGATCCAGAGGCTCTGGTTCCACCGCTTGTGTCTTCTGGTGAAGAAGTCGATTCGATCAAGTTAATTGGGCAGTTGCTGTTTACGGAATACCTACTGCCCTTCGAGGCAATTTCCTTACTGTTGTTGGTCGCGGTGATCGGAGCAGTCGTGATTGCTAAGCGCCGTTATCCCGGATCATCCTCATGA